One Vigna unguiculata cultivar IT97K-499-35 chromosome 11, ASM411807v1, whole genome shotgun sequence DNA window includes the following coding sequences:
- the LOC114169748 gene encoding cytochrome P450 705A12-like, with protein sequence MIETVLFLFLLLFLFLVLRYTGKTTSDKLHLPPSPPSLPLLGHLHLLSSSLHTSLHTLSAAHGPLLLLRLGPSRRLLVVSSAEVAGHIFKSHDLAFSSRPVFAFAEKLPFGLAGFVTAPYGPYWRFVKKVCVTELLSPRQLEGSKKVRKEEMEGLVKGVLEHAREKGGAIDLGSQLMKLTNNITCRMAMTTCCSEKYEDAEKIRELVKESFELAAKLCFGDVLGPLKQLSFWVYGKKALDVSTRYDELLEKVLKEHEHRRSSRQSGGDEERERDLMDILLDLHHDAHAEFKITRTHIKAFFLDLFIAGTNTSAEATQWTMAELLNHPEAFEKVRKEIELVVSGNGRLVDESDVAKMPYLQAVVKETLRLHPPAPVTTRECRQQCKINGFDVAAKTAVAINLYAIMRDPDSWDNPNEFVPERFLSEEEDEDCSDGKRMKFNFVPFGGGRRGCPGTELAFIFINTAVAAMVQCFDWKIGEDGNGKKVNMQSGSSGLSLSMAHPLMCVPVVHFTPYDA encoded by the exons ATGATTGAGACagtgttgttcttgtttctgctTCTGTTCTTGTTCCTCGTTCTGAGGTACACCGGAAAAACAACCTCCGACAAACTCCACCTCCCACCAAGCCCTCCAAGCCTCCCTCTACTAGGGCACCTCCACCTACTCTCGTCATCCCTCCACACCTCTCTCCACACCCTCTCCGCCGCGCACGGCCCCCTCCTCCTCCTCCGCCTTGGACCCTCCCGCCGCCTCCTGGTCGTCTCCTCCGCCGAAGTCGCCGGCCACATCTTCAAGAGCCACGACCTGGCGTTCTCGTCCCGCCCCGTCTTCGCCTTCGCCGAGAAGCTGCCGTTTGGGCTGGCGGGGTTCGTGACGGCGCCGTACGGCCCGTACTGGCGGTTCGTGAAGAAAGTGTGCGTGACGGAACTGCTGTCCCCGCGGCAGCTTGAAGGGTCTAAGAAGGTGAGAAAGGAAGAGATGGAAGGTTTGGTGAAAGGGGTGTTGGAGCATGCGAGAGAGAAGGGTGGTGCAATCGATTTGGGTTCTCAACTCATGAAACTCACCAACAACATTACTTGCAGAATGGCCATGACCACTTG TTGTTCGGAGAAATACGAGGATGCAGAGAAGATCAGGGAGCTGGTAAAGGAATCCTTCGAGCTTGCTGCAAAGTTATGCTTTGGGGATGTGTTGGGTCCTCTGAAGCAGTTGAGTTTCTGGGTGTATGGGAAGAAGGCTTTGGATGTGAGCACAAGGTACGATGAATTGTTGGAGAAGGTGCTGAAGGAGCATGAACACAGAAGATCATCACGTCAAAGTGGAGGTGACGAAGAAAGAGAAAGGGATTTGATGGACATTCTGCTAGATCTTCACCACGATGCTCATGCAGAGTTCAAGATCACAAGAACTCATATCAAAGCCTTCTTCCTG GACCTCTTCATTGCAGGCACAAACACATCGGCAGAAGCGACGCAATGGACGATGGCTGAGCTACTGAACCACCCTGAAGCCTTTGAAAAGGTGAGAAAGGAGATAGAGTTGGTGGTGAGTGGCAATGGAAGGCTAGTTGATGAATCAGATGTTGCAAAAATGCCATATTTGCAAGCAGTAGTGAAGGAAACACTGAGACTTCATCCACCGGCACCAGTGACAACAAGGGAGTGTCGGCAACAGTGCAAGATAAATGGGTTTGACGTGGCAGCAAAGACAGCAGTGGCAATCAATTTGTATGCCATAATGAGGGACCCTGATTCCTGGGACAATCCGAACGAGTTTGTCCCTGAAAGGTTCTTGTCGGAAGAGGAGGATGAGGATTGCAGTGATGGTAAGAGAATGAAGTTCAATTTTGTTCCATTTGGAGGTGGAAGGAGAGGGTGTCCTGGAACAGAACTTGCTTTCATCTTCATAAACACTGCAGTGGCTGCAATGGTGCAGTGCTTTGATTGGAAGATTGGTGAAGATGGAAATGGAAAAAAGGTTAATATGCAATCTGGTTCATCTGGCTTGTCTTTGAGCATGGCTCACCCCCTTATGTGTGTTCCTGTGGTACATTTTACTCCATATGATGCATAA
- the LOC114169749 gene encoding ras-related protein RABA4c-like: MAQWQGDADEGIDYMFKIVMVGDSGVGKSQLLNRFVKNEFHLKSKPTIGVEFLTRTLVMDHKLVKAQIWDTAGQERYQAITTAYYRGATGALLAYDITKQQTFDHVEKWLDELRIHAGRNILVMLVGNKSDLSSVRAVPVEVAREFAQQEGLFFLETSALDSSNVESAFIGLLSQVYRTVSRKQIIVEGHETNWDKVNLGLEGTNIKVPFQEPECHNAKKRSNCCSIL; the protein is encoded by the exons ATGGCTCAGTGGCAGGGTGATGCTGATGAGGGTATCGACTACATGTTCAAGATTGTGATGGTTGGTGACTCTGGGGTTGGAAAGTCTCAGCTTTTGAATCGGTTCGTGAAGAACGAGTTCCATTTGAAATCGAAACCCACAATTGGGGTGGAGTTTCTGACAAGGACACTCGTCATGGACCACAAGCTTGTCAAGGCACAGATTTGGGACACTGCTGGTCAAGAAAG GTACCAGGCAATTACAACAGCCTATTACAGAGGTGCAACAGGTGCATTACTAGCATACGACATAACCAAGCAGCAAACCTTTGATCATGTTGAGAAGTGGTTGGATGAGCTGCGGATTCACGCCGGTCGGAACATACTTGTCATGCTTGTCGGCAACAAATCTGACCTGAGTTCTGTACGAGCAGTGCCGGTTGAGGTGGCAAGAGAGTTTGCACAGCAAGAGGGTCTGTTCTTTCTGGAGACATCTGCACTTGACTCCAGCAATGTTGAATCAGCTTTCATTGGTCTCCTCTCTCAAGTATATAGAACAGTGAGTAGGAAGCAGATCATTGTGGAGGGACATGAAACAAATTGGGACAAAGTAAACCTTGGACTTGAAGGAACAAACATTAAGGTGCCATTTCAAGAACCTGAATGCCACAATGCTAAAAAGAGATCCAATTGTTGCAGTATTCTTTAG
- the LOC114168555 gene encoding transcription factor bHLH130-like isoform X2: MSIVYSHAVKYSPEVTRMKPEMDSNIGQHCHQQNSGLMRSDHNHHHQHQHHQQQQQNYPPSTSSEMETMLAKLISSNDSETLQEFGGKPVKEEAGDRVSQPPQQHSGYSFGSSPQIMYQTQQFQGFSMPNGSLRPAGNGFDGSFSAVNSMASQNSTQTKMVSSTNCSNLIRQKSSPAGFFSNYSVDNTMRDVASFRGCDVSNGQAITSTSGLHGTLNFSSRPSSSCSTRMPQIAENGNEGVEPNCVESRNLRNMPSFTPDFWDGSAISASRTASNNCEISFSTSNAMDIQDEDFGYQKLGLTHHLSLPSSSTRMAATMEKLYQTQGNVPCKIRAKRGFATHPRSIAERERRTRISARIKKLQDLFPDKQTSTADMLDLAVEYIKDLQKQVKILADTRAKCTCTSNQKQ, translated from the exons ATGAGCATTGTGTATAGTCATGCTGTGAAGTATTCCCCAGAAGTGACAAGGATGAAGCCAGAAATGGATTCAAATATTGGTCAACACTGTCACCAACAAAATTCTGGGCTAATGAG AAGTGAccataatcatcatcatcagcaTCAGCATcatcagcagcagcagcagaacTATCCTCCCTCTACAAGTTCTGAAATGGAGACCATGTTGGCCAAGTTGATTTCTTCCAATGATTCTGAGACTCTGCAAGAGTTTGGAGGGAAGCCGGTGAAGGAAGAAGCAGGTGACAGAGTTTCACAGCCACCACAACAACACAGTGGCTACTCTTTCGGTTCTTCACCTCAGATAATGTACCAAACTCAGCAATTTCAAGGCTTTTCTATGCCAAATGGTTCTTTGAGACCTGCAGGGAATGGTTTTGATGGCTCATTCAGTGCAGTGAATTCCATGGCTTCTCAGAATTCCACACAAACCAAAATGGTTTCTTCCACCAATTGCTCCAATCTCATTAGGCAGAAGAGTTCCCCTGCAGGGTTTTTCTCCAATTACTCAGTTGATAACA CAATGAGAGATGTGGCAAGTTTTAGGGGATGTGATGTATCAAATGGACAAGCTATTACATCCACTAGTGGATTGCATGGTACTTTGAACTTCTCTTCAAGGCCATCATCCTCTTGCTCCACCAGAATGCCACAGATTGCTGAAAATGGAAATGAGGGTGTGGAACCAAATTGTGTTGAAAGCAGAAACCTGAGGAACATGCCTAGTTTCACCCCTGATTTCTGGGATGGTTCTGCCATCAGTGCCTCCAGAACAGCCAGTAACAACTgtgaaatatcattttccactTCAAATGCAATGGATATTCAG GATGAAGATTTTGGATATCAGAAACTTGGTTTGACCCATCATTTGAGTCTTCCTAGCTCTTCTACCAGAATGGCTGCTACCATGGAGAAGTTATACCAAACTCAAGGAAATGTTCCATGCAAAATTCGTGCCAAGAGAGGTTTTGCCACTCACCCAAGAAGCATTGCTGAAAGG GAAAGAAGAACAAGAATCAGTGCAAGAATCAAGAAATTGCAAGACCTTTTCCCAGACAAG CAAACAAGCACAGCTGATATGTTGGATTTGGCTGTTGAGTACATCAAAGATCTGCAGAAACAAGTTAAG ATTCTGGCTGACACTAGGGCAAAGTGCACTTGTACAAGTAACCAGAAGCAATAA
- the LOC114168555 gene encoding transcription factor bHLH130-like isoform X1, which produces MSIVYSHAVKYSPEVTRMKPEMDSNIGQHCHQQNSGLMRYRSAPSSLLTSLVNNTSNNNNININNNIGCVNDETFRSDHNHHHQHQHHQQQQQNYPPSTSSEMETMLAKLISSNDSETLQEFGGKPVKEEAGDRVSQPPQQHSGYSFGSSPQIMYQTQQFQGFSMPNGSLRPAGNGFDGSFSAVNSMASQNSTQTKMVSSTNCSNLIRQKSSPAGFFSNYSVDNTMRDVASFRGCDVSNGQAITSTSGLHGTLNFSSRPSSSCSTRMPQIAENGNEGVEPNCVESRNLRNMPSFTPDFWDGSAISASRTASNNCEISFSTSNAMDIQDEDFGYQKLGLTHHLSLPSSSTRMAATMEKLYQTQGNVPCKIRAKRGFATHPRSIAERERRTRISARIKKLQDLFPDKQTSTADMLDLAVEYIKDLQKQVKILADTRAKCTCTSNQKQ; this is translated from the exons ATGAGCATTGTGTATAGTCATGCTGTGAAGTATTCCCCAGAAGTGACAAGGATGAAGCCAGAAATGGATTCAAATATTGGTCAACACTGTCACCAACAAAATTCTGGGCTAATGAGGTACCGTTCTGCTCCAAGCTCATTGCTCACAAGTCTTGTAAACAACaccagcaacaacaacaacatcaacattAACAACAACATTGGTTGTGTCAATGATGAAACTTTCAGAAGTGAccataatcatcatcatcagcaTCAGCATcatcagcagcagcagcagaacTATCCTCCCTCTACAAGTTCTGAAATGGAGACCATGTTGGCCAAGTTGATTTCTTCCAATGATTCTGAGACTCTGCAAGAGTTTGGAGGGAAGCCGGTGAAGGAAGAAGCAGGTGACAGAGTTTCACAGCCACCACAACAACACAGTGGCTACTCTTTCGGTTCTTCACCTCAGATAATGTACCAAACTCAGCAATTTCAAGGCTTTTCTATGCCAAATGGTTCTTTGAGACCTGCAGGGAATGGTTTTGATGGCTCATTCAGTGCAGTGAATTCCATGGCTTCTCAGAATTCCACACAAACCAAAATGGTTTCTTCCACCAATTGCTCCAATCTCATTAGGCAGAAGAGTTCCCCTGCAGGGTTTTTCTCCAATTACTCAGTTGATAACA CAATGAGAGATGTGGCAAGTTTTAGGGGATGTGATGTATCAAATGGACAAGCTATTACATCCACTAGTGGATTGCATGGTACTTTGAACTTCTCTTCAAGGCCATCATCCTCTTGCTCCACCAGAATGCCACAGATTGCTGAAAATGGAAATGAGGGTGTGGAACCAAATTGTGTTGAAAGCAGAAACCTGAGGAACATGCCTAGTTTCACCCCTGATTTCTGGGATGGTTCTGCCATCAGTGCCTCCAGAACAGCCAGTAACAACTgtgaaatatcattttccactTCAAATGCAATGGATATTCAG GATGAAGATTTTGGATATCAGAAACTTGGTTTGACCCATCATTTGAGTCTTCCTAGCTCTTCTACCAGAATGGCTGCTACCATGGAGAAGTTATACCAAACTCAAGGAAATGTTCCATGCAAAATTCGTGCCAAGAGAGGTTTTGCCACTCACCCAAGAAGCATTGCTGAAAGG GAAAGAAGAACAAGAATCAGTGCAAGAATCAAGAAATTGCAAGACCTTTTCCCAGACAAG CAAACAAGCACAGCTGATATGTTGGATTTGGCTGTTGAGTACATCAAAGATCTGCAGAAACAAGTTAAG ATTCTGGCTGACACTAGGGCAAAGTGCACTTGTACAAGTAACCAGAAGCAATAA